The region CGGCCTGCCGCCGCTGATCTTCGGCGACGGTCGACAGACGATGGACTTCGTCTTCACCACCGACATCGCCCAGGCCAACGTGCTCGCGGCGTCGTCGTCGGTCGTCGAGGGGGTCTACAACATCGCTCGCGGCGAGGAGACCAGTCTCCTCGGTCTGGCCGAGACGCTGCTGAAGGTCATGGGCTCGGACCTGCCGGTCGAGCACGGGCCCGAGCGCGGGGTGAACGGCGTAGTCCGCCGCCTGGCCGACACGTGCGCGGCCGAGCGTGACCTCGGTTTCGTCGCCGCGACGGGTCTCGAGGACGGCCTCCGCGACCTCGTCGAGTGGTGGCGCCCGCAGCGCGAGGAGATCGCCGCCGGTCGCACCCCGCAGGCGGTGGCGTCATGAGCCTCGACCAGCAGCTCACCCGCATCAACGTGATGCAGCCGTGGCTCGGCGAGGAGGAGGTCGCCGCGGTCTCAGAGGTGCTCCGCTCCGGCTGGGTCGCCCAGGGTCCGCGGGTCGCCGCCTTCGAGGAGGCCTTCGCCGCCTCCCAGCAGGCGGCCCACGCGATCGCGGTGAGCAACTGCACCACGGCCCTCCACCTCGCGCTCGTCGTCACGGGCATCGGCCCCGGCGACGAGGTCGTGGTCCCGTCGTTCTCGTTCGTCGCGACCGCCAACGCCCCGACCTACGTCGGCGCCACGCCCGTCTTCGCCGACGTCGACGAGACGACCGGCAACCTCACCCCCGCCACGATCGCCACGGTGGTCACCCCGCGGACGCGCGCGGTGATCGCTGTGGACCAGGGCGGCGTCCCGCTCGACCTCCGCGCCATCCGCGCCTGGTGCGACCCGCGCGGCATCGTCGTGATCGAGGACGCCGCCTGCGCCGCGGGCTCGACCTCGCACGGGCGCCCGGTCGGTGCCGAGGCCGAGATCGCCGCCTGGTCCTTCCACCCGCGCAAGCTCCTCACCACCGGTGAGGGCGGCATGCTCACCACCTCCCGTCCTGAGTGGGCGGCCCGCGCGAAGCAGCTGCGCGAGCACGCGATGAGCGTCTCGGCCGCCGATCGGCACGCGTCGGTCCTCGCGCCGCCGGAGTCCTACGCCGAGGTCGGCTTCAACTACCGGATGACCGACCTGCAGGCCGCCGTCGGCATCGTCCAGCTCGGCCGGCTCCCGGAGATGGTCGCCCGTCGCCGCGCGCTCGCAGCGACGTACGCCGACGCGGTGGCCGAGCTGCCCGGGCTGCGGATGGTCGGCGACCCCGCCTGGGGCACCACCAACTTCCAGTCGTGCTGGCTCGAGGTGCTCCCCGAGCACCCGCTCGACCGCGAGGAGCTGATGATGCACCTCGCCGACGCCGGGATCTCCGCGCGTCGCGGGATCATGGCGGCCCACCGCCAGCCCG is a window of Nocardioides oleivorans DNA encoding:
- a CDS encoding DegT/DnrJ/EryC1/StrS family aminotransferase, with product MSLDQQLTRINVMQPWLGEEEVAAVSEVLRSGWVAQGPRVAAFEEAFAASQQAAHAIAVSNCTTALHLALVVTGIGPGDEVVVPSFSFVATANAPTYVGATPVFADVDETTGNLTPATIATVVTPRTRAVIAVDQGGVPLDLRAIRAWCDPRGIVVIEDAACAAGSTSHGRPVGAEAEIAAWSFHPRKLLTTGEGGMLTTSRPEWAARAKQLREHAMSVSAADRHASVLAPPESYAEVGFNYRMTDLQAAVGIVQLGRLPEMVARRRALAATYADAVAELPGLRMVGDPAWGTTNFQSCWLEVLPEHPLDREELMMHLADAGISARRGIMAAHRQPAHRDRSHVPLPVTERLNDQTLILPLFHQMTDAEQARVCDALATAWRP